From one Vanessa tameamea isolate UH-Manoa-2023 chromosome 9, ilVanTame1 primary haplotype, whole genome shotgun sequence genomic stretch:
- the LOC113397010 gene encoding uncharacterized protein LOC113397010 isoform X1, producing MMAVLWVILILASTGLQLVQGLPVNPVLRVYPHEASGSQVEEWNSESNLYTSLPALALVLTVVGLLFGCTWCYRHKDCKPSEGTDNQLFASSVSHLHDVRHSQPPDSGFSEPVNNNINEDNNNGPISLREMQNIANNNAAVYIVSENEERNRISRESVVEFEPLPSGIRVLDPLETCADWFAGEDFPRNQLQYLREIGRGWFGRVVEGETEDGTGTTTVAVKILNQNASLEDKARFLNEARPYRDMNHENILGFVAKCLQEDPWIVIFELCSMDLQQYLIVNRPKMAILNESGVPLQLMCDVASALAYMHSRGFLYGCLWSGNVLVRGSDSPRAVVGHYARSEPQPRPRAPEAARQPPVCAASTDIWSLGYLVWEVCAWGATPPDEPPPPDLPCPYRNHLYQVMQLCWNPNPEERPTAAQVHALLNHLHFTHKHTSDAAKDDGYASSDFEERWQRLKPNSIPKIDEHVAIVHAPSTSMASHFTGSDQEFDNGQTIQDSLSVEMDTAVSRSSSIMSDKDPLSIQIKSESLTNLHGSLEDVRNIYLTHNETPALECHQGNINLEESKEKEQDRSDSSVDPWLKDIITDSQDDVSYYKDVSDVIKNLDNILNSEKTSSSESSHQASPSRDNLSLECKKDYPMPTSMVKSPGISNFQNILEMGFAAESDLTEEDDGDRDTIGTLSHSFERHSDTTSQQTLENITPETPIKGLDISDNIETKPFTDYEPNFSKINEPEINYVHQDSDLPKENRIDSSDSKVPKLKELCVASIPSVSETIEQVIFKQDCQTSNYDNKYADIKTDSTETKSVDINKQNISNEIERDFCKNIDTEKHKWGNNSTEKETILSVLDNAKTAIEPDSRTFSANLITEENDVFGLNRSSIERENTSSNSFLCLTPEDNKEKETFSVIECELSCKESLAEFTSLPVTNDVLPNVINKTIFKKDKFDSTKEMIVANNVEFLSESCENLFEDISENITQSQEPNSSLSKSIDNSPIEITGNTSLQINNINNGITISKCLAENGDFASPINNSIQKEESRLIVKNKERDLDKIESSSGLSVDNSNLSSESNLLFLNDTTNPVMITKELSKTENITIDKCDSISKLMNLEDTSELKIPNNDLTNSQCDRNMEVLETVNNVLKYIEPEKESPETVQIVKNVEISSPMQNPSCLVDVNNECANKANNNIQTAFEKVLLPEEVQNKNDNDVFISQSIETNNIEDASHRLEHVISPKSDATGKDELSDSTVYMDLTNNTNSNILEDYSADNTVKCVIKSCLEAPCIESSCSLVKNDSTVYLDLPNIIRETYSFLHSEKCINSQQIDVNDKICTSTPKGSDTSTDNILEIDAKPTDILSETKVPNYGHGVTLTKLEQKYVPENISPFESPSKSHHTDTYDENSSVVLGPFENCTLELYKGVKSIAELADLPKEELLAFSSNFSDINLETPSPLRDGNFLNEVPDLVPDELHFDQVATMSESKPESQSNEMISEETEEQSSTEKRVSPLTPPNSPGIFLASTSQNKYLVDIDINSPNAQESNSNQEAVDLNQIDLQMTTKLAMAENENNLNIEYSGPLTEEGLTLDDSVIMRDNDAIPESYLAGNGGSVEDMRENLVIDEERMKELRNELELKLPLAQVAGIEPAVEGEWTELPPPPELVLTYGALSPIAEETRMQLCAYENDDQWNASIRTESSASYPEPCNNSTDEVTDLPTAANSVPQHSTYTIHSKDPSINHTYTVQKEVISSKEITMSADSLNASPLKKLQETQSPIDDKTYNKNEDEKESNCERLSQVSPFLLSPTTDTSVPENSDNPVGLSTFSKTTVPTDAKSSKPSETQCLSKATSIDSWCSNDTLYNVEENFDDLAMDPDVPLDFDTEIERDKSESDDTLTHNEDEKEASHCSTYIIHDSKSEVCGTFSPDSITANDNYTYTKIKTDVATTTPSVNTKSDLNDSTKNTQTKDLAYGTLMSGHPSYSNCTTELGSGLDEVWKLPQPELVRRSPIGDEVSFTPPKHVEKKEISIMESPQLTSEPRIKKMNSLEITCLKDDSTESNKGGDTSEPRVLSEINNSPNIYFMNMAHSATSTPFAMNIENCENLETIPIHLPHIQGENSEEIANNVPNFRSFFQSAEIRPQDISSNVSNEGHSTEILLEGESKTLSQDITRDMSSKTPSYSDFENSAMTKPQDVHTSEKSSQSVESGISSEDFRHFENSVKNRPQDLSSLIDASSLLLKSERRSSELVMGSLMSTGLDLTSQSESQTINTEPESLVYVSSNYTNLLESHNVDSSQPLNVFVTDLDMEEETEQPHSIIITESPLITSKVSPNRTFDSHTKTNRTDMNYTYDSHASSYQPLKNIWQNDSTNSEKLNGVGENKIDNQMESPNERNNPESSLSQSEIITRDIDIVSNSIDQNAESSSKCTGSNEMFAIVNFLNETFEELVESNVDDNDTGSDINKDDQSLNSKKVIETRSESESLREEPVEKEASCNNEECAEDTFLSNGVFQEEKQMASVTDDFLKNEKKFCQLDSYFPLLSDIRFTGPATEIMTTSFTQDSPTEPTSPECEQDSKPDPTAEIIKEWDSDSDSHSTNSSSGEFIWKDGDGHETAVVPSTHFDHQRDSGSQPSCTDEGAAEGEAPSSASGDSGSGSEGDEVEFVPSSWDCLAAPSKSSLRSMEQPPDNKKRVVFKRQKYHCVYEYPREAPDADADSPAAYLPDYSTYSEWDPASAEDAELGYGQLFGAPNPLDLFPLRAGIAFGADYDEDFFISSSARPFESLGVMSTTSQFFPGMHFKPTLERDLSDELSEDFPPPPSPLPPPTLVQTATPFLDFTTPDSGVEDITPGSLTDDDYKVKKLPDNEPGQCWRSADSASSSESVSPSSPGGEALGGLRHTRDKLKLDLPPSPHVPSPRHARVFNFVLDKPKRPRDERPAEPATPLVMSDETPVVAVALPMPRDSDDVMPEPTFSTFGKTAPCKAGQGADAEKSIVLTDEVERAAAVDEAKEEGSGKVEAVRGEGTVLDSGDEDSGIESSSKATLERDEPASHVS from the exons atgatgGCTGTGTTATGGGTGATTTTAATTTTGGCCTCAACGGGCCTTCAATTGGTACAAGGATTGCCTGTTAACCCAGTGCTGCGGGTCTACCCGCACG aaGCCAGTGGGTCTCAGGTGGAAGAATGGAATTCAGAAAGCAATTTGTACACATCACTGCCGGCGCTGGCGTTGGTGCTGACTGTTGTAGGACTATTATTTGGTTGCACCTGgtgctacaggcacaaggattGTAAG CCGAGCGAAGGAACGGACAATCAG CTATTCGCTTCAAGTGTATCACACCTCCACGATGTTCGACACTCGCAGCCTCCCGATTCGGGTTTCTCCGAACCGGTCAACAACAACATCAACGAAGACAATAACAACGGGCCCATCTCACTGCGGGAAATGCAGAATATCGCAAATAACAACGCCGCTGTGTATATCGTCAGTGAGAACGAGGAACGAAACCGCATTAGTAGAGAATCGGTGGTCGAGTTTGAACCTCTCCCGTCGGGAATTCGAGTACTTGACCCCCTCGAAACTTGCGCTGATTGGTTTG CTGGTGAAGATTTTCCAAGAAATCAATTGCAGTATCTTCGAGAAATTGGGCGCGGTTGGTTTGGCAGA GTGGTGGAAGGCGAAACAGAGGATGGAACGGGAACCACTACAGTTGCCGTCAAAATCCTTAATCAGAATGCTAGCCTTGAGGATAAAGCAAGGTTTCTAAATGAAGCTCGCCCATATAGAGACATGAACCACGAGAATATCTTAGGGTTCGTTGCGAAGTGCCTCCAAGAAGATCCCTGGATAGTTATATTCGAATTATGCTCAATG GATCTACAACAGTACCTAATAGTGAATCGACCAAAGATGGCCATTTTAAACGAAAGCGGGGTTCCGTTGCAACTCATGTGTGACGTCGCTTCCGCTCTCGCCTATATGCACTCTAGGGGATTCCTATACGG ATGCCTGTGGAGCGGCAACGTGCTGGTCCGCGGGTCGGACAGCCCGCGCGCCGTCGTGGGCCACTACGCGCGCAGCGAGCCGCAGCCGCGCCCGCGCGCGCCCGAGGCGGCGCGGCAGCCGCCCGTCTGCGCG GCGAGTACCGACATATGGTCGCTCGGGTACCTGGTGTGGGAGGTGTGCGCGTGGGGTGCCACGCCGCCCGACGAGCCTCCGCCGCCCGACCTGCCCTGTCCTTACCGGAACCACCT GTATCAAGTGATGCAATTGTGCTGGAACCCCAATCCGGAGGAGCGACCGACGGCCGCTCAAGTACACGCTCTGTTAAATCACCTACATTTCACGCATAAACACACAAGCGACGCCGCTAAAGATGACGGCTACGCCAGTAGTGATTTTGAAGAAAGATGGCAGAGACTCAAACCTAACTCGATACCAAAAATAGATGAGCATGTCGCTATCGTCCACGCCCCGTCCACATCCATGGCATCGCATTTTACAGGCTCAGACCAGGAGTTTGATAATGGACAAACCATACAGGATTCTCTCAGCGTCGAAATGGATACAGCCGTTTCTAGATCCAGCAGTATAATGTCCGACAAAGACCCTCTCTCGAtacaaataaaatctgaaaGCTTAACCAACCTTCACGGTTCCCTCGAGGATGTAAGAAATATCTACCTCACACACAACGAAACACCGGCTCTCGAATGCCATCAGGGGAACATAAACCTTGAAGAAAGCAAAGAGAAGGAACAAGATCGCTCCGATAGCTCAGTTGATCCTTGGcttaaagatataattacagATAGTCAAGACGATGTGAGTTACTATAAGGATGTTAGTGATGTTATAAAGAATCTCGATAATATACTAAATTCAGAGAAAACTTCGAGCTCAGAGTCGAGTCACCAAGCTAGTCCTTCAAGGGATAATTTAAGCTTGGAATGCAAGAAAGATTATCCTATGCCCACTTCGATGGTCAAGTCTCCAGGGATCAGTAACTTCCAAAATATTCTTGAAATGGGTTTTGCTGCAGAATCCGATCTAACGGAAGAAGATGACGGCGATCGTGATACCATTGGCACATTAAGCCATTCTTTCGAACGTCATAGTGATACTACCAGCCAACAAACCCTCGAGAATATTACTCCAGAAACGCCAATTAAAGGATTAGATATTTCagataatattgaaacaaaaccaTTTACAGATTATGAACCGaactttagtaaaataaatgaaccagAAATCAATTATGTGCACCAAGATAGTGATCTGCCAAAAGAAAATAGAATAGACAGTAGCGATAGTAAAGTACCCAAACTAAAGGAATTATGTGTAGCCTCAATACCTAGTGTAAGTGAAACCATTGAACAAGTGATTTTTAAACAAGACTGTCAAACatcaaattatgataataaatatgcaGATATAAAAACTGATAGTACAGAAACTAAGTCAgtagatattaataaacaaaatattagcaATGAAATAGAACgagatttttgtaaaaatattgacacTGAAAAACATAAATGGGGAAATAATTCTACAGAAAAAGAAACTATACTGTCAGTCTTAGATAACGCGAAGACAGCAATAGAACCGGACTCCCGTACATTCAGTGcaaatttaattacagaagAAAATGACGTATTTGGTTTGAATAGATCTTCAATAGAGAGAGAAAATACTTCATCTAACtcatttttatgcctaacacctgaagATAACAAAGAGAAAGAAACCTTTTCAGTAATTGAATGTGAACTTTCTTGTAAAGAATCTCTTGCTGAATTTACGTCTTTGCCTGTTACTAACGATGTCTTgccaaatgttattaataaaacaatttttaagaaAGATAAATTCGATAGCACAAAGGAAATGATCGTTGCAAATAATGTAGAATTTTTAAGCGAGAGTTGTGAAAACTTATTTGAAGATATATCAGAAAATATTACACAAAGCCAAGAACCTAACAGTTCATTATCAAAATCTATAGATAATTCTCCCATTGAAATAACTGGTAATACAAGCTTACAAATCAACAATATCAATAATGGTATTACAATAAGTAAATGTCTTGCGGAAAATGGTGATTTTGCCAGCCCAATAAATAACTCTATCCAAAAAGAGGAAAGtcgtttaattgtaaaaaacaaaGAACGTGATTTGGATAAAATTGAGTCAAGTTCAGGTCTTTCGGTAGATAATTCTAATCTATCTAGTGAaagtaatcttttatttttaaatgatacaaCTAATCCTGTTATGATAACTAAAGAATTATCTAAGACtgaaaatattactattgataAATGCGATTCAATAAGTAAATTGATGAATCTTGAAGATACAAGTGAGTTAAAAATTCCAAATAATGATTTAACTAATAGTCAATGTGATAGAAATATGGAAGTCTTAGAAACAGtcaataacgttttaaaatatatagaaccaGAAAAGGAGTCACCTGAAACAGTACAAATAGTTAAAAACGTAGAAATCTCATCTCCTATGCAAAACCCTTCCTGTCTAGTAGATGTTAACAATGAATGTGCAAACAAAGCAAATAACAACATTCAAACAGCATTTGAAAAAGTGTTATTACCTGAagaagtacaaaataaaaatgataacgaTGTGTTTATTTCACAATctatagaaacaaataatattgaagaTGCATCCCATAGATTAGAACATGTTATAAGTCCTAAATCAGACGCAACAGGGAAAGATGAATTGAGTGATAGTACTGTATATATGGATCTCACTAATAATACCAATAGTAACATTTTAGAAGACTACAGCGCAGATAATACTGTTAAGTGTGTAATTAAATCTTGTCTTGAGGCACCTTGTATTGAATCTTCTTGCTCGCTTGTCAAAAATGATTCAACGGTGTACTTAGATCTCCCTAATATTATAAGAGAAACCTATAGTTTTTTGCATTCAGAAAAATGCATTAATAGTCAACAAATAGACGTAAATGATAAGATATGCACAAGTACACCTAAAGGAAGTGATACTTCAACAGATAATATTCTGGAAATTGATGCAAAGCCGACAGATATATTATCGGAAACAAAAGTCCCCAATTATGGTCATGGTGTCACACTGACGAAATTAGAACAAAAATATGTACCAGAAAACATAAGTCCTTTTGAATCTCCTTCTAAAAGTCATCATACGGATACCTACGATGAAAATAGTTCCGTAGTTTTAGGTCCATTTGAGAATTGTACACTCGAATTATATAAAGGCGTCAAATCAATAGCAGAACTAGCTGATTTACCTAAAGAAGAACTACTAGCGTTTTCGTCGAATTTTAGTGACATTAATCTCGAAACGCCATCTCCATTACGAGACGGAAATTTTCTTAACGAAGTGCCGGATCTTGTCCCCGACGAATTGCATTTCGATCAAGTTGCTACAATGAGCGAATCAAAACCAGAATCTCAATCAAATGAAATGATCTCAGAAGAAACAGAAGAACAATCTTCAACAGAAAAACGCGTTTCACCTTTAACTCCACCAAATTCGCCGGGAATTTTTCTTGCATCAacatcacaaaataaatatttagttgatATAGATATTAACAGCCCTAATGCCCAGGAATCTAACAGTAATCAAGAAGCAGTAGATTTGAATCAAATAGACCTACAAATGACGACAAAATTAGCCATGGCGGagaacgaaaataatttaaacatcgaATATTCCGGACCGTTAACTGAGGAAGGCTTGACATTAGATGACTCAGTTATTATGCGAGATAATGATGCGATACCGGAATCATACTTGGCTGGTAATGGTGGATCAGTGGAGGACATGAGAGAAAACCTTGTTATTGACGAAGAAAGAATGAAAGAATTGAGGAACGAGTTGGAATTGAAATTGCCATTAGCtcag GTGGCAGGTATAGAGCCAGCGGTGGAGGGTGAATGGACGGAGCTACCGCCACCACCCGAACTGGTACTAACGTACGGCGCGCTTTCGCCTATTGCAGAAGAGACGCGCATGCAGCTCTGCGCATACGAGAACGACGATCAGT GGAATGCCTCGATTCGTACAGAATCATCGGCAAGCTATCCTGAACCCTGTAACAACTCAACGGACGAGGTGACCGACTTGCCAACAGCTGCCAACAGTGTTCCGCAACACTCCACTTACACAATCCACTCAAAAGATCCTTCGATAAACCACACGTACACGGTGCAGAAAGAAGTCATTAGCAGCAAAGA aataacaaTGTCTGCAGATAGCTTGAATGCTAGCCCGCTAAAAAAGTTACAAGAAACCCAATCGCCAATTGATGACAAAACTTACAACAAAAACGAAGACGAAAAAGAATCGAACTGTGAAAGACTTTCCCAAGTGTCACCGTTCCTTCTCAGCCCTACAACGGATACATCCGTCCCCGAGAACTCTGATAACCCGGTCGGTTTGTCTACATTCTCTAAAACGACAGTACCTACAGATGCTAAATCCTCTAAACCATCCGAAACCCAATGCTTGTCTAAAGCTACAAGTATCGATTCATGGTGTTCGAACGACACTCTCTACAATGTAGAAGAAAACTTCGACGATCTCGCTATGGATCCCGATGTTCCTTTAGATTTCGACACTGAGATTGAGAGAGATAAAAGTGAAAGCGATGACACCCTTACTCACAACGAGGACGAGAAGGAAGCGAGCCATTGCTCGACCTATATAATTCACGATAGCAAATCCGAAGTTTGCGGTACATTTTCACCAGATTCGATTACCGCTAACGACAATTATAcgtacactaaaataaaaacagatgtGGCGACTACTACGCCTTCTGTAAATACGAAATCCGATTTAAATGATTCTACGAAAAATACTCAAACGAAAGATCTAGCTTATGGTACACTAATGTCTGGACACCCATCTTATTCTAATTGCACTACAGAATTAGGATCCGGTTTGGACGAAGTATGGAAACTTCCGCAACCTGAATTAGTAAGAAGATCACCAATCGGTGACGAAGTAAGCTTTACGCCACCTAAACATGTTGAAAAGAAGGAAATAAGTATTATGGAAAGTCCCCAATTAACTTCAGAACCACGTATTAAGAAAATGAACAGCCTAGAAATTACGTGTTTAAAAGATGATTCGACAGAGAGTAACAAAGGCGGTGACACCTCAGAACCACGAGTtctttctgaaataaataatagtccaaatatttattttatgaatatggcACACTCTGCAACAAGTACACCTTTTGCTATGAACATCGAAAATTGTGAAAACTTAGAAACAATACCAATTCACCTACCTCACATCCAAGGAGAGAATAGTGAAGAAATTGCCAATAATGTCCCAAATTTTCGATCATTTTTTCAGTCAGCTGAAATCCGACCGCAAGATATTTCTTCAAACGTAAGTAACGAAGGTCATAGCACCGAAATTTTACTAGAAGGAGAAAGCAAGACCTTAAGTCAAGATATTACTAGAGATATGTCATCAAAAACTCCTTCTTATTCGGATTTTGAAAATTCGGCCATGACAAAACCACAGGACGTCCATACAAGTGAGAAATCTAGTCAAAGTGTGGAAAGCGGAATAAGCTCTGAAGATTTCCGCCATTTTGAAAACTCAGTAAAAAACCGGCCTCAAGACCTTTCGTCGCTCATTGATGCTAGCTCTCTTTTACTAAAAAGCGAAAGACGATCTAGTGAACTTGTCATGGGTAGTCTAATGAGCACCGGTTTAGATCTCACTAGCCAATCTGAAAGTCAAACGATCAACACGGAACCCGAATCTCTTGTTTATGTCTCatctaattatacaaatttattagaatCTCACAATGTAGATAGTAGTCAACCACTCAATGTATTTGTTACTGATTTAGACATGGAAGAAGAGACTGAACAACCACATTCGATTATTATAACCGAAAGCCCTTTAATTACATCTAAAGTTAGTCCTAACAGAACTTTCGACTCGCATACAAAAACAAATCGTACAGACATGAATTACACATATGATTCCCATGCGAGTAGCTATCagcctttaaaaaatatttggcagAACGACAGTACAAATTCTGAAAAGTTAAACGGGGTAGGCGAAAATAAAATCGACAACCAAATGGAATCTCCAAATGAACGAAATAATCCAGAAAGTTCATTATCACAAAGTGAAATAATTACACGAGATATTGATATAGTATCTAATTCGATAGATCAGAATGCCGAATCGAGTAGCAAATGCACCGGAAGCAATGAAATGTTTGCAATAGTAAATTTTTTGAACGAAACCTTTGAAGAGCTGGTTGAAAGCAACGTTGATGATAATGATACTGGAAGTGACATCAACAAAGACGATCAAAGTTTAAATTCCAAGAAAGTAATAGAAACCAGGTCAGAATCAGAATCTCTCAGAGAGGAGCCCGTCGAGAAAGAGGCGTCCTGTAATAATGAGGAGTGCGCTGAAGATACATTTCTTTCCAATGGAGTTTTCCAGGAAGAGAAACAAATGGCTTCAGTAAcggatgattttttaaaaaacgaaaagaaATTCTGCCAGCTTGATTCTTATTTTCCCCTTCTAAGTGATATTAGATTCACTG gTCCAGCGACAGAAATAATGACTACATCGTTCACTCAAGATTCGCCAACAGAACCTACTTCTCCTGAGTGCGAGCAAGACAGCAAACCTGACCCAACAGCGGAAATAATAAAAGAGTGGGACAGCGATAGCGATTCGCATTCCACGAATTCATCTAGCGGCGAGTTTATTTGGAAG GACGGCGACGGACACGAGACCGCGGTCGTGCCGTCCACGCACTTTGACCAC CAGCGTGACAGCGGGTCACAGCCGAGCTGTACAGACGAAGGGGCAGCCGAGGGCGAAGCTCCCTCCTCAGCGTCCGGAGACTCCGGCTCCGGCTCAGAAGGCGACGAGGTAGAGTTCGTGCCTTCCTCCTGGGACTGTCTTGCCGCGCCCTCCAAATCCTCGCTCAGAAGTATGGAACAACCACCG GACAACAAGAAGCGCGTGGTGTTCAAGCGGCAGAAGTACCACTGCGTGTACGAGTACCCGCGCGAGGCGCCCGACGCCGACGCCGACTCGCCCGCCGCCTACCTGCCCGACTACTCCACCTACTCCG AGTGGGATCCCGCGAGCGCCGAGGACGCAGAGTTAGGATATGGTCAACTATTTGGGGCTCCGAATCCTTTAGACTTATTCCCTCTCCGGGCCGGTATCGCATTCGGTGCAG ATTATGATGAAGATTTCTTCATATCATCATCGGCACGACCGTTCGAAAGCCTGGGTGTCATGTCTACCACCAGCCAGTTCTTCCCCGGCATGCACTTCAAGCCGACTCTCGAACGCGACCTGTCCGATGAGCTCAGCGAGGACTTCCCTCCGCCGCCGTCGCCCCTGCCACCTCCCACTCTCGTGCAAACCGCCACGCCCTTCCTGGACTTCACCACTCCGGACTCGGGCGTGGAGGACATCACTCCCGGCTCATTGACCGACGACGACTACAAAGTGAAGAAGTTGCCGGACAACGAGCCCGGCCAGTGCTGGCGCTCCGCAGACAGCGCGAGCTCCAGCGAGTCCGTCAGCCCCAGCTCGCCCGGCGGGGAGGCGCTCGGCGGCCTGCGCCACACGCGCGACAAGCTCAAGCTGGACCTGCCGCCCAGCCCGCACGTGCCGTCGCCGCGCCACGCCCGGGTCTTCAACTTCGTGCTCGACAAGCCCAAGCGGCCGCGGGACGAGCGGCCCGCCGAGCCCGCCACGCCGCTCGTCATGAGCGACGAGACGCCCGTCGTGGCCGTGGCGCTGCCGATGCCGCGGGACAGCGATGACGTCATGCCCGAGCCCACCTTCTCCACCTTCGGGAAGACCGCGCCATGCAAGGCCGGCCAGGGTGCCGACGCGGAGAAGAGCATCGTCCTCACCGACGAGGTCGAGCGCGCCGCCGCCGTCGACGAGGCCAAGGAGGAGGGCTCCGGCAAGGTGGAGGCCGTGCGCGGGGAGGGCACGGTGCTGGACAGCGGAGACGAGGACTCGGGCATCGAGAGCAGCTCCAAGGCCACGCTCGAGCGGGACGAGCCGGCGTCTCATGTATCTTAA